One part of the Glycine soja cultivar W05 chromosome 11, ASM419377v2, whole genome shotgun sequence genome encodes these proteins:
- the LOC114376391 gene encoding formin-like protein 20 has protein sequence MQENYSYQSYPDSGESSPRSREIDFDNPPPWDDQNYKAKFMCSYGGKILPRSHDNQLSYVAGETKILAVDRSIKFSAMLAKLSALCDAPDNNNLTFKYQLPGEDLDALISVTNDDDLDHMMHEYDRLYRASARPSRMRLFLFPSDTLPSPPPAASAPHDSVIKPNNVDFLFGLQPQPPPIDVKFNDPLPEPVAPPPEHPLRFNFNPAVSDPSAIQRQLQQLQIAENEQAAHRRKGEDNYPAGDYYVQKVPEKFPPPNFLASSPGYWPEKHVSGDVYPPAVTATSGGGEPSVYMVPAPGTFYHAPVMRPPPPATQGYYTVQRMGSDNYREAPVYGGVPPPKAAVPASMAPAQQPIKAPAYTEGFGMVRPGGIVDNTGVPYAQVAYDSGSGRQVYYTAPGGGVTHAPPYHGVFPPVTADMRLGGVSFGQDVKVISKLTQGSV, from the coding sequence atgcAGGAGAACTACTCATACCAATCGTATCCAGATTCCGGCGAGTCCTCACCACGATCCAGAGAGATAGACTTCGACAACCCTCCTCCATGGGACGACCAAAACTACAAAGCCAAGTTCATGTGCAGCTACGGCGGCAAGATCCTCCCTCGCTCCCACGACAACCAGCTCTCCTACGTCGCCGGCGAGACCAAAATTCTCGCCGTCGACCGCTCCATCAAGTTCTCCGCCATGCTCGCCAAACTCTCCGCCCTCTGCGACGCCCCAgacaacaacaacctcacctTCAAGTACCAGCTTCCCGGCGAAGACCTCGACGCCCTCATCTCCGTCACCAACGACGACGACCTCGATCACATGATGCACGAATACGATCGCCTCTATCGCGCTTCCGCTAGACCCTCCCGCATGCGACTATTCCTCTTTCCCTCCGATACTCTTCCTTCCCCTCCACCTGCTGCTTCTGCTCCACACGATTCGGTTATCAAACCTAATAACGTCGATTTTCTCTTCGGTCTCCAGCCTCAGCCACCACCTATTGATGTCAAATTCAATGATCCGCTGCCGGAGCCCGTGGCGCCGCCGCCGGAGCATCCGTTGCGATTCAATTTTAACCCTGCGGTCTCGGATCCGAGCGCGATTCAGCGCCAGTTGCAGCAACTGCAAATTGCGGAGAACGAGCAAGCTGCGCATCGGAGGAAGGGTGAGGATAATTACCCCGCCGGTGATTACTACGTTCAAAAAGTGCCTGAGAAGTTCCCCCCACCGAATTTTCTGGCAAGCTCGCCGGGTTATTGGCCTGAAAAACATGTTTCCGGCGACGTTTATCCTCCGGCTGTGACGGCTACGTCCGGCGGAGGGGAACCGTCGGTTTATATGGTTCCGGCGCCGGGGACGTTCTATCATGCACCGGTTATGCGGCCTCCACCTCCAGCAACTCAGGGATACTACACCGTGCAACGAATGGGTTCCGATAATTACCGTGAAGCGCCGGTGTACGGCGGTGTTCCGCCGCCAAAAGCGGCGGTTCCGGCGAGTATGGCGCCAGCCCAGCAGCCGATTAAGGCTCCCGCGTATACGGAAGGATTCGGAATGGTTCGGCCAGGTGGGATAGTGGATAATACTGGTGTTCCGTACGCGCAGGTGGCGTACGATAGTGGAAGTGGGAGACAGGTTTATTATACTGCGCCCGGTGGTGGTGTAACGCACGCTCCTCCGTACCATGGGGTTTTTCCGCCCGTAACCGCTGATATGAGACTGGGAGGGGTTTCGTTTGGTCAGGATGTTAAAGTCATAAGCAAGCTTACCCAAGGTTCAGTCTGA